The following proteins come from a genomic window of Triticum aestivum cultivar Chinese Spring chromosome 6A, IWGSC CS RefSeq v2.1, whole genome shotgun sequence:
- the LOC123131800 gene encoding protein trichome birefringence-like 12 produces the protein MPRLRLPLLLLLPVTFTISVLLFLSSSPPPPPPQPPIPCGAAPSDATAGRWVPTPSPPPPPLYSQSCPFHRNAWNCLRNGRRPVAALSWAPTRCGAIPRLDPAAFLAAARRRRIGFVGDSLSENLVVALLCALRSGDGGARKWKRRGAWRGGYFPRENVVVGYHRAVLLAKYTWQPVENSKPQSDGIMGTYRVDVDIPAEDWANITKFYDVLIFNTGHWWGPDKFPKETPLVFYRGGKPIEPPLGIFDGLKVVLKSMSSYIEREVPSTTMKLWRTQSPRHFDGGEWDHNGSCLSKRLLEEHELDSWFDPRFGGVNKEARLVNSVIQEALVGTDIQLLNLTYMSEFRADAHPAIWLGKKDAVAVWGQDCMHWCLPGVPDTWVNILAARILHYFKQGEG, from the exons ctcccctcccccgccccctccacaGCCCCCCATCCCCTGCGGCGCCGCCCCCTCCGACGCCACCGCCGGCCGCTGGGTCCCGACCCCGTCTCCCCCGCCGCCACCCCTCTACTCCCAGTCATGCCCCTTCCACCGCAACGCCTGGAACTGCCTCCGCAacggccgccgccccgtcgccgcgctCTCCTGGGCCCCCACTCGCTGCGGCGCCATCCCGAGGCTCGATCCCGCCGCGTTCCTCGCGGCGGCCAGGAGGCGCCGGATCGGGTTCGTGGGGGACTCGCTGTCGGAGAACCTGGTCGTCGCGCTGCTCTGCGCGCTCcggtccggcgacggcggcgcgcgcAAGTGGAAGCGCCGCGGCGCGTGGCGGGGCGGCTACTTCCCCCGGGAGAACGTCGTCGTCGGGTACCACCGCGCCGTGCTGCTCGCCAAGTACAC GTGGCAGCCTGTAGAGAATTCCAAACCTCAGAGTGATGGAATAATGGGAACTTACAGAGTTGATGTTGACATTCCTGCTGAGGATTGGGCAAATATCACCAAGTTCTACGACGTACTCATTTTCAACACTGGACACTG GTGGGGTCCGGATAAATTCCCAAAAGAAACTCCCCTTGTTTTCTACCGAGGAGGAAAACCAATCGAGCCTCCACTCGGCATCTTTGATGGACTGAAGGTAGTCCTCAAAAGTATGAGCTCGTACATCGAAAGGGAGGTCCCAAGTACAACAATGAAGCTGTGGCGCACACAATCACCCAGGCACTTTGATGGAGGCGAATGGGATCACAACGGCAGTTGCTTGTCTAAGAGGCTCCTCGAAGAACACGAG CTGGATTCCTGGTTCGATCCCAGGTTTGGGGGAGTGAACAAGGAAGCGAGACTAGTAAACTCAGTGATCCAGGAAGCGCTAGTTGGCACGGATATCCAGCTGCTCAACCTGACGTACATGAGCGAGTTCCGCGCCGACGCCCATCCAGCTATCTGGCTCGGGAAGAAGGACGCGGTGGCCGTCTGGGGGCAGGACTGCATGCATTGGTGCCTGCCAGGCGTACCGGACACGTGGGTCAACATCTTGGCTGCGCGGATCTTGCACTACTTCAAGCAGGGTGAAGGTTGA